Genomic DNA from Babylonia areolata isolate BAREFJ2019XMU chromosome 9, ASM4173473v1, whole genome shotgun sequence:
TGGACACTATCTTCTTAGGCGCATTACCACAAGGCTATCACTTGCTTCAGTCTCTGTGCATCATGAAGAAACCAATTCTCAATTCAATTTGCTTGAAAGATGAATGCTGGTGATGAAGATCTGCTAACCCCTAACATAACTTGAGTGCAGCATTTTCACCATTTCAGCGTAGCAAAccagtgtctgactgaagtggAACAAACACTTAATCATGGtcccactgaaaaaaacaaagaaatgaacagcACTGACACCTTTTCCATGTCAACATGTCTGGAGGCTTTCATGTGTAAAACATTGTTCATTACGCCATGTGACACTCTGAAGTCGAGTCAACACACAGAGCATGGTTTGAACTCACAGAGGAAGGTCAAATACATGAGTAATCTTTGCTGAAATCTTCACTGCAGTGCTGAGTGGATGCTAGTTTCCCAGGATGGGAATGAGAGTTGGAATTTTGCATACTGAGTAAGGaaattttttctatatatacccataccagggaggaaggtggcagaatggctaagacactTATCTGCTAATCTAGTGTCCATGAGcgtctgggttcaattcccactctcatcctttctcccaagtttgactggaaaatcaaactgaatgcctagtcatttagatgaaatgataaaccaaggtcccatgtgcagacacacttggcgcaatgaaaaagaacccatggcaagaaaactTTTGTCCTCTGGAAACATTttatatagaagaaatccactctcataggtaaTTTTGtacttgtaattgtatttctttttatcacaacagatttctctgtgtgaaattcaggctgctctccccagggagagcgcgtcgctgcactaccgcgccacccatttttttgtattttttcttgcatgcagtcttgtttgtttttcctatcaaagtggatttttctacataattttgccaggaacaacccttttgttgccgtgggttcttttacgtgcgctaagtgcatgctgcacacgggaccttggtttatcgtctcatccgaatgactagcgtccagaccaccactcaaggtttagtggagggggtgtgggggggagaaaatattggcggctgaaccgtgattcaaaccagtacactgagattctcttgcttcctaggcggatgcgttatctctaggccatcactccactaggtacacaagtatatgcatacactcaaggcctgactagcccattgggttatgcagctgtcaagcatctgctatgcagatgtggtgtagcgtatctggatgtgtccgaacacagtgatacctctttaagaaaatgaaactgaattgAAAATACACCAGGAGAGACAGAACTACCACTCTTACTCTGCCATGCCAGCCTCCATGTTGAGGTCGATGCCGCTATCGACCAGCGTCCCTTGGTTGTACGTGGGCTGTGCCATGCTGTTCATGAAGTGGTAACTCCCCACCGACATGGATACGGCTGTCAGCGTCATCATCTGCCCAACGATTGTGTTTTGTATAATGAACAATTTCATgtcttttgtaaagcacccagagcattTTTTCCACACAgagtgctacataagtatccgttACTATTATTAATGATTAAGGCTGAGAGGCTGAGAAGTTTGTTACAGGATGGTAGTGGATGGAACATCAGGtaatctttctttttcattttttttctttttaacttttaaGAAGCAAATTTAGCCAACTTAAAATATGAAATATAAAGCATTACAATTATCAAAATCACTGCTGCATAACATGACAGGTTGCTTGGTTGACCGAAAATAAAGCTTGACAATCTCAAAATCACTGCTGTACAAGTACTATAACatgacattttattttatttgagcCATCAGAGCAGGTAAATGATGTCAACACTATCCCTTTTGAAAAGACAAGTTTCTAGCTTATCACCTTTTTTTCTGATAAAATCAAGTCAATAAAATACAAATGCGTTATTAGGAAACACTTtagtaaagaaaatgaatggatgCAAAGATGCAGTGTGTTACATTGCAGATCtgttgagagaaagaaataacTAGTCACATGCACTATGCTGAATCCTTCACCGTCAAATTTATACTTTACAATATTAGAACAGGCTTTTAAAGCTACAGATATATCATAAAAAAGATACAATTACCATTACTTGTTCATTGAAAAGATGAACATTTATTTTCTGAATTACATTTGAGCAGGACTTCCTAGTGCACTGGATCTGATTTACTCAGTACAAAAAGGAATTAAGTTACACTATGATATTCTTTTCCGTGATAAGATAAGGTGTCGCAGAGGTGTCCAAAATGAAATGAGAAACTGGATGAACAAATTTAATGACAGGCAACTTTCAGAAAGGCCAAGAGTATCTATATGAAATTTAAATAACTAAATACATGCACACTTGTTCCACCCTTCTCCTAACTGGTGCtacccacacacatcatccagTTCATTATACCACAACCCCTCTTCCAACTTCCAACCCCTCAGCCCctactctcttctcctccctttttTATTTAATCAAATATAACTCACAGAGAAAAGATGTCGTTTTGATGAACACTACACACATACCTTTGTCTCCATCAATATGAACTTTttccaatacttttttttttaatcaaaataatTGCTATCTTTTTATTatgaaaaaagaagattaaaagatCAGAAAGTGTAAGATTTCagaagttatataatcatgtatgTATCTAAGAAGACATACTATCAGATATTACACCTCAAATTTTTCTCACCACTGGAAGAGTTGTGAAGTTATCCCAGAAGAATATGAAATAGACTGTGAAGTACAAAAcctgtaacaaaaacaaaacaacgataaTGGGAGATTAAGAAGGAGAACTTGATGGAGATGAAATCAAATCATGGCACATAGGTAGAGCCTCTAGGAATAGCAGTATCATATTTATAACATCTATGATCAGAATGATATGTGTGGAGTGGCGGCCTAGTGATAATGTGTTCGCCTTGAAAGCGAGAGTATCTGAGTATATGGGATCGAATCCAACACTCGCAAATATTTTCTCGCCTTCAAATAGACATTGGTGGTCTTGATGCTAGTCATTTGTTTCATATGATAAACCAAggtaaatgaaaattaaaaaatctGTATCTATTACAAAAACGAATATCATATtaaggaaaagggagaaagaaaaaaaaattaaaatagaaagagagagagttgttggtgttttttgttgttgttgttttttgtcatttttctgCCAAGAGGAAAAATGTATTCATCTTTGCATTCAATACAGCTGCCAATTTTGGATCTAAAAAttgcaatgaatgaatgatatgatgctttgtgtgtgtgtgtgtgtgtgtgtgtgtgtgtgtgtgtgtgtatcaaactaGGCAACACGGGATCCTGAGCAAACAGCACAGTTCTGACTTAATATATCACTCTTACCAGAGACACAGATGGGTAGAGGCAAAATAACAGAACTGTTATGATCAATAAACCACAAACCAATGCCTCACTTACATTGACAGCCAGCAGTATATTTCTGTAGAAGACAAGTGTGGACTTGTTCTCCTCCACGATCTGCTTCTGACCTCTGGTACCTTGTTTTCCTTTTGGCTGGAACATTTAACAATGCAACATACTTCAAACCAGAGCAACAGTAATAGCATTCATGTTTTCATATGGGTCAGCTCCACATCAAAATTCAAATTTTCCTCAAATTACAAATTTTTAAATccagctgtttttttttatggttgtcATTGTGGCATATACCAAAGCCCTGCCTACCCACTCACATACTGATCCAGAGGAACTTGAAAAAAAGGGACACAAAAATAATGTAACCTTTTCTCATATCATATCAGtatcaaggcgtgcaagcctgacaaggccttttgcccgcttgaagtggggaagaaaaaattGAGTgcacaatgcttgaaaaatcaagaaATATGTAGATCAGTTTTGTATTTtataaatgaatatcaagataatttttaaatgtattcactgttcctgcagaaacctcttgtgacaaattattccaaacatttattactctgttagtaaagaaatgtgcaaatctggaagtttttacttaaacttttaatagtttgtaggaatggcctcttgtagcactgttctcattcaatgtaaacaaagagtttattgttctgctgtcatataatccatgagtcattttatacatctctattaaatcaccacgcagtcttctatattctaaactaggtaactgaagTGCTTGCAATCTatattttcatagtccatatcagcaaagccaatgattcttttagtaaatcttcgttgaacatttttTCAATACTGTCTATATCATATGTTTCACTAagcccgtattccaaacaacattcccatattctaagactggcctgactaatgacttaaataatggcaccataatgtccttacttttacactgtatattcccaacaaacattccagtcaatctattggcttttttttaattttttttttaaaatggtttcattaacatgaacatcaaaagacAGACTAGAGTCAACAATGAttccaagatctctctccgatgaagttTCCTGCAAATCCGTACCATCCATATAATACTTAcaatgtggattatttctgcctacgtgtaaaactttacatttattgctattaaTAAATTTCatttgccatctatcagtccagtgtactaaattGTCAACTATTCAAGTCTCATGGCCGGTTATCATCTTCGCAACCGTGTCTATTTAGCTGccatgtgatacacacacacattggccacAAAGATTACAATGAGACCTTGATAACTCCAATCGGCAGTCTGTGATGCTAACTACTTTCACATGATGGCTgctgagagaaagaaacagacagagggagagagtttcaAATCTATGAGATTGTTAAAACTGTGATAAATTTTCATTTTGTCTATAAAACTCTTCATCTGTTCCCTCACCTCTCGGTTCACACACTGTGCAGCGAGAGAAGAGTCTCGCACATGTAAAGCTCAGTAGGTGAAAtgtgaaaaagaaactgaaagtaaTTCGAAGTTCGATGAATTGGAGCATCACAAACCAATCTGATTGAACTGATCAAGGAAATAACCTCGGACCAATCAACCAGTAAGGTGGATAGTTTCTAAAAATATTACaggtaaaaagcaacaacactggACTTTAATTACTATCAACAACGAATAAAAACACACGTGTCTACGTCGGGAAACAAACGAGAAGAAAACAATACCGGCATCTTGAGTCCTCCTTTCTTCGTTTCTGTCGACGTGAAGATTAATGTTTTCTTACCGGAAGTGCAATGTTGTTTCCCTTGTCTCGACTGACACAAACCAGTCCAAAAATTGTTCCCCTGGCAAGAAATATccctggacatatatatatatatatatatatatatactcctttctcgtatagtgtgtgtgtgttttgtgtgctgcatGTGTGCAGTATactagtcaggtcaggtcattagatctgctactggtaacctgtaatccagtacaacctgttcagggtcgggttgccgacgactaaaccggcactcccaccgctcccttctgggactggtgaggcgggtggttagacacccttatggagatccataaaagggcgttggctcaggagagccaccgacggccatctagctccactgtgctgtgtgcatgccacacgcagttggcccccggggtgtgtctacccatgcatgcgaagtctggatccagcagaatctgcggaagaaacctatcggttcaacggagaggaaggcggttacagcaacgcactgtggagtgcagagagcaagatgagacaccgaaaggatatcttggtcatccactgcatctgtgctcatcctccagtcgtctcgacttagtcttgccactggaaattggtggacccggacgagagagtgaggttgacgttgcgcaactcctcttcactttaaacaaactcattgcgcaagtcatcagtcatccaaaatgacctttcatccttcatcatttcatcacccccaagtcctgtggcgacaggcgagcgacgaaacgacaggtgtgggtacactggcagtcgcagtcgcagacctgcacacaggcggctcaggccatagggtcgttcttcgtcgacaggagcagcgatggagctcggcagccgtctgagcgtctgagcagccctctttaggaatgcactgctcacctccctggcatgaggaaggggctagaaaaggtgccctaaaaattgcctgctccatatcaccctggccagcataccgcggctggcggggaccctacatcagcggtcgaaacaacaagaaagaaaagaaaaaaacaaggatcgttcctctcaccattggtgcttggaacataaggactctcctggacagagataacgcggacagaccccaaaggagaacggcactagttgcatccgaactcgccagatacaacattgacatcgcagccttgagtgagactcggcttgcaggtgaaggcgagctctgtgaacggggatctggttacaccttcttctggagtggacgaggaagcgaagagcgacgtgaggctggcgttggttttgcagtaaaaacagcacttgtcagcaagctagctggaatcccaaagggagtcaacgataggcttatgaccatgaaactcccactggcatctggccagaagcacctcaccattgtcagtgcctacgccccaaccatgaccaacccggatgaagtgaaggcgaagttctacgaggaccttcactctgtcattgctgctatccctaaagcagacaagctcatcattcttggggacttcaatgctagagttggctctgactacatctcctgggatggagtgattggaaagcatggtgtgggccactgcaacccaaatggattgcttttgcttcagacctgtgcagagcacgaactgctgataaccaacacagttttctgcctccctacccgtaacaggacgtcatggatgcaccctcgctcaaagcattggcatctcatcgattatgtcatcgtcaggaaaagggataggcaagatgtacgtgtaacaaagaccatgtgtggcgccgagtgttggacagaccatcgccttgtagtctcgaagctgaatattcgaatccagcccaagagacgcccccaaggccagaaggctccaaaacggctcaacatcgctaagctgaaaaacatcaccatcaaacagtcctttgtggagctgctggaagatcgtctggaatccgcctctctggacaaccagaatgtggagtctgactggaggaccctgcgtgagctgatctatagtacagcttcagagaccctgggacccatgtccagaaagcacaaagactggtttgatgaaaactgtgatgaaatcaagcagcttctggatgagaaacgccgtctgtatcaagcctacctgagcaacccaaagtccacatcaaaaaaggatgtgtacgatgccatccgcaggactgttcagcaaaagttacgccagatgcaggataagtggctgagtgacaaagctgatgagatccagggatatgctgacaggcacgatatgaagaggttctatgatgccttaaaagaagtctacggccccacatcctcaggatcatcccccctcctcagtgcagatgggaataccttgatcaccgagaaggagaaaattctcgaacgctgggctgagcac
This window encodes:
- the LOC143285849 gene encoding transmembrane protein 208-like; translated protein: MPPKGKQGTRGQKQIVEENKSTLVFYRNILLAVNVLYFTVYFIFFWDNFTTLPVMMTLTAVSMSVGSYHFMNSMAQPTYNQGTLVDSGIDLNMEAGMAEHAPEDIILLTTIVQSLSLISNYFWLFLLLAPARAFYMLWVNVLGPWFFAEAPEQPVDDKKAKKLERKMKRLQR